Proteins encoded within one genomic window of Arachis ipaensis cultivar K30076 chromosome B08, Araip1.1, whole genome shotgun sequence:
- the LOC107613594 gene encoding naringenin 8-dimethylallyltransferase 2, chloroplastic-like isoform X3 encodes MAFRLLGSSFPSLNTTGRSCWESKKYNHNYYSSGSFVTKASLDKSEKLSKEYNLKTPLKHKSRGIFERGSTIKTCEKHDEKKYLMNVTQSSHEAEPHSKTIFNSIIHALDAFRKFSRFYSFIALIVGSFSSSLLAVNNLSELSPTFFNGYLQYIAAHFFMHMYIVGVNQLADLEIDKINKPYLPLASGNYSFRNGVIIVTSFLLTSFGVGWIIGSKPLLWALFGSFFLMSAYSINLPLLRWKKSTILTVMGNTLSMVISFNLGPFFHMKSVLKKAAIFPRSLVFATAVMGLFYGIITLAKDIPDIEGDKMAGLRTLSVRLGPKKVFWFCVFLLEMAYGVAIMIGASSPFLWSKIFVLLYAENILMLFVR; translated from the exons ATGGCTTTTAGGCTTCTAGGATCATCGTTTCCTTCTCTCAACACCACCG GTAGAAGCTGCTGGGAGAGTAAAAAATACAACCACAATTACTATAGCTCTG GTTCTTTTGTAACAAAAGCTTCGTTGGATAAGAGTGAGAAATTGTCAAAAGAATATAATTTGAAGACACCACTGAAGCATAAATCCAGAGGCATATTTGAAAGAGGATCTACAATTAAAACATGTGAAAAACATGATGAAAAGAAGTACCTCATGAATGTGACACAATCATCACATGAAGCTGAACCACATTCAAAAACCATCTTCAACTCCATCATTCATGCTTTAGATGCTTTCCGCAAGTTTAGCAGATTCTACTCATTCATTGCCCTG atagTGGGTTCATTTTCATCATCGCTTCTTGCTGTGAACAATTTATCAGAATTATCTCCAACATTTTTCAATGGCTATTTGCAG tatataGCAGCTCACTTCTTCATGCATATGTACATTGTTGGAGTAAATCAATTAGCGGATCTTGAAATAGACAAG ATTAACAAGCCATATCTTCCTTTAGCATCAGGGAATTATTCCTTCAGAAATGGAGTTATAATTGTGACATCATTTTTACTTACA AGCTTTGGAGTTGGATGGATCATAGGGTCAAAGCCATTGCTTTGGGCTCTTTTCGGCAGTTTCTTTCTTATGTCGGCTTATTCAATTAAT TTGCCTTTATTGAGATGGAAGAAATCTACAATACTTACAGTGATGGGTAACACACTTTCTATGGTGATATCATTTAATCTTGGTCCCTTTTTTCACATGAAG AGTGTGCTCAAGAAGGCAGCTATCTTTCCAAGATCACTAGTTTTTGCCACTGCAGTCATGGGCCTTTTCTATGGAATTATAACGTTGGCAAAG GATATACCTGACATCGAAGGAGACAAAATGGCAGGCCTCCGAACTTTGTCAGTACGCTTGGGTCCTAAGAAG GTATTCTGGTTTTGTGTTTTCCTTCTAGAAATGGCTTATGGAGTTGCTATTATGATTGGAGCATCCTCTCCTTTTCTTTGGAGCAAAATTTTTGTG CTTCTTTATGCGGAAAATATTCTTATGCTTTTTGTTAGATGA
- the LOC107613594 gene encoding naringenin 8-dimethylallyltransferase 2, chloroplastic-like isoform X1, whose product MAFRLLGSSFPSLNTTGRSCWESKKYNHNYYSSGSFVTKASLDKSEKLSKEYNLKTPLKHKSRGIFERGSTIKTCEKHDEKKYLMNVTQSSHEAEPHSKTIFNSIIHALDAFRKFSRFYSFIALIVGSFSSSLLAVNNLSELSPTFFNGYLQYIAAHFFMHMYIVGVNQLADLEIDKINKPYLPLASGNYSFRNGVIIVTSFLLTSFGVGWIIGSKPLLWALFGSFFLMSAYSINLPLLRWKKSTILTVMGNTLSMVISFNLGPFFHMKSVLKKAAIFPRSLVFATAVMGLFYGIITLAKDIPDIEGDKMAGLRTLSVRLGPKKVFWFCVFLLEMAYGVAIMIGASSPFLWSKIFVVLSHAIMALFVWYRATLVDLSSKDSLQAFYMFLFKLLYAENILMLFVR is encoded by the exons ATGGCTTTTAGGCTTCTAGGATCATCGTTTCCTTCTCTCAACACCACCG GTAGAAGCTGCTGGGAGAGTAAAAAATACAACCACAATTACTATAGCTCTG GTTCTTTTGTAACAAAAGCTTCGTTGGATAAGAGTGAGAAATTGTCAAAAGAATATAATTTGAAGACACCACTGAAGCATAAATCCAGAGGCATATTTGAAAGAGGATCTACAATTAAAACATGTGAAAAACATGATGAAAAGAAGTACCTCATGAATGTGACACAATCATCACATGAAGCTGAACCACATTCAAAAACCATCTTCAACTCCATCATTCATGCTTTAGATGCTTTCCGCAAGTTTAGCAGATTCTACTCATTCATTGCCCTG atagTGGGTTCATTTTCATCATCGCTTCTTGCTGTGAACAATTTATCAGAATTATCTCCAACATTTTTCAATGGCTATTTGCAG tatataGCAGCTCACTTCTTCATGCATATGTACATTGTTGGAGTAAATCAATTAGCGGATCTTGAAATAGACAAG ATTAACAAGCCATATCTTCCTTTAGCATCAGGGAATTATTCCTTCAGAAATGGAGTTATAATTGTGACATCATTTTTACTTACA AGCTTTGGAGTTGGATGGATCATAGGGTCAAAGCCATTGCTTTGGGCTCTTTTCGGCAGTTTCTTTCTTATGTCGGCTTATTCAATTAAT TTGCCTTTATTGAGATGGAAGAAATCTACAATACTTACAGTGATGGGTAACACACTTTCTATGGTGATATCATTTAATCTTGGTCCCTTTTTTCACATGAAG AGTGTGCTCAAGAAGGCAGCTATCTTTCCAAGATCACTAGTTTTTGCCACTGCAGTCATGGGCCTTTTCTATGGAATTATAACGTTGGCAAAG GATATACCTGACATCGAAGGAGACAAAATGGCAGGCCTCCGAACTTTGTCAGTACGCTTGGGTCCTAAGAAG GTATTCTGGTTTTGTGTTTTCCTTCTAGAAATGGCTTATGGAGTTGCTATTATGATTGGAGCATCCTCTCCTTTTCTTTGGAGCAAAATTTTTGTG GTTCTTTCTCATGCTATCATGGCTTTGTTCGTCTGGTATCGCGCTACTCTTGTAGATTTATCAAGCAAAGATTCATTGCAAGCCTTTTATATGTTTTTGTTTAAG CTTCTTTATGCGGAAAATATTCTTATGCTTTTTGTTAGATGA
- the LOC107613594 gene encoding naringenin 8-dimethylallyltransferase 2, chloroplastic-like isoform X2 yields MAFRLLGSSFPSLNTTGSFVTKASLDKSEKLSKEYNLKTPLKHKSRGIFERGSTIKTCEKHDEKKYLMNVTQSSHEAEPHSKTIFNSIIHALDAFRKFSRFYSFIALIVGSFSSSLLAVNNLSELSPTFFNGYLQYIAAHFFMHMYIVGVNQLADLEIDKINKPYLPLASGNYSFRNGVIIVTSFLLTSFGVGWIIGSKPLLWALFGSFFLMSAYSINLPLLRWKKSTILTVMGNTLSMVISFNLGPFFHMKSVLKKAAIFPRSLVFATAVMGLFYGIITLAKDIPDIEGDKMAGLRTLSVRLGPKKVFWFCVFLLEMAYGVAIMIGASSPFLWSKIFVVLSHAIMALFVWYRATLVDLSSKDSLQAFYMFLFKLLYAENILMLFVR; encoded by the exons ATGGCTTTTAGGCTTCTAGGATCATCGTTTCCTTCTCTCAACACCACCG GTTCTTTTGTAACAAAAGCTTCGTTGGATAAGAGTGAGAAATTGTCAAAAGAATATAATTTGAAGACACCACTGAAGCATAAATCCAGAGGCATATTTGAAAGAGGATCTACAATTAAAACATGTGAAAAACATGATGAAAAGAAGTACCTCATGAATGTGACACAATCATCACATGAAGCTGAACCACATTCAAAAACCATCTTCAACTCCATCATTCATGCTTTAGATGCTTTCCGCAAGTTTAGCAGATTCTACTCATTCATTGCCCTG atagTGGGTTCATTTTCATCATCGCTTCTTGCTGTGAACAATTTATCAGAATTATCTCCAACATTTTTCAATGGCTATTTGCAG tatataGCAGCTCACTTCTTCATGCATATGTACATTGTTGGAGTAAATCAATTAGCGGATCTTGAAATAGACAAG ATTAACAAGCCATATCTTCCTTTAGCATCAGGGAATTATTCCTTCAGAAATGGAGTTATAATTGTGACATCATTTTTACTTACA AGCTTTGGAGTTGGATGGATCATAGGGTCAAAGCCATTGCTTTGGGCTCTTTTCGGCAGTTTCTTTCTTATGTCGGCTTATTCAATTAAT TTGCCTTTATTGAGATGGAAGAAATCTACAATACTTACAGTGATGGGTAACACACTTTCTATGGTGATATCATTTAATCTTGGTCCCTTTTTTCACATGAAG AGTGTGCTCAAGAAGGCAGCTATCTTTCCAAGATCACTAGTTTTTGCCACTGCAGTCATGGGCCTTTTCTATGGAATTATAACGTTGGCAAAG GATATACCTGACATCGAAGGAGACAAAATGGCAGGCCTCCGAACTTTGTCAGTACGCTTGGGTCCTAAGAAG GTATTCTGGTTTTGTGTTTTCCTTCTAGAAATGGCTTATGGAGTTGCTATTATGATTGGAGCATCCTCTCCTTTTCTTTGGAGCAAAATTTTTGTG GTTCTTTCTCATGCTATCATGGCTTTGTTCGTCTGGTATCGCGCTACTCTTGTAGATTTATCAAGCAAAGATTCATTGCAAGCCTTTTATATGTTTTTGTTTAAG CTTCTTTATGCGGAAAATATTCTTATGCTTTTTGTTAGATGA
- the LOC107614247 gene encoding uncharacterized protein LOC107614247: MGLLNLRLNYNASSAAIQSPFSFNNHSCITLSSAGGREATFNSARLSSLLTVNEEGEASQRSFSTAFSCLSSELETLDNDSLYIEEIKVKKGKRSISSVQEMLNNTQRQRHFEKEISTASLKFQSFRVIHYHLLMENLGTLEQTLADSEAIKLKSGIVLQLGKLGALNCSISVCRRLLNLESTRRKTRK, from the exons ATGGGTTTGCTTAACCTGAGGCTCAATTATAACGCTTCTTCTGCTGCTATTCAGTCTCCTTTCTCTTTCAACAATCACTCATGTATCACACTTTCTTCTG CTGGAGGCAGGGAAGCAACTTTCAACTCAGCAAGGCTATCTTCGCTTTTGaccgtaaatgaagaaggagaagcaTCCCAGAGAAGCTTTTCAACAGCATTCAGTTGTTTGTCATCAGAATTGGAAACCTTGGACAATGATTCTTTATACATAGAAGAAATCAAG GTGAAGAAGGGTAAGAGGTCTATTAGTAGTGTGCAAGAAATGCTTAATAATACACAAAGACAAAGGCATTTTGAAAAGGAGATATCAACAGCCTCCCTCAAATTTCAGTCTTTTAGAGTGATACATTATCATTTGTTAATGGAAAATCTAGGCACTTTGGAACAAACTTTAGCTGATTCTGAAGCGATTAAATTGAAAAGTGGCATTGTATTGCAACTTGGAAAGCTTGGAGCTCTGAATTGTTCAATTTCTGTCTGTCGACGTCTCTTGAACTTGGAGAGCACCAGAAGGAAAACAAGAAAATAG
- the LOC107614462 gene encoding uncharacterized protein LOC107614462 isoform X1, whose protein sequence is MHYPPLYQNCSSLFAACSPFLFLTQHSPRTTHHSPLKNHCSSSLRAHIGKTLWSASSSLSSPLLRRFGYCCGAGELVPNTSFTQVSLATTNLALGFRKFLTRVCCHNKQYVCLVPHILFIMNEGMRY, encoded by the exons ATGCACTACCCGCCACTCTACCAGAACTGTAGCTCCCTCTTCGCTGCGTGCTCACCGTTCCTCTTCCTCACTCAACACTCACCACgcaccactcaccactcaccactcaAGAACCATTGCTCCTCTTCGCTACGTGCTCACATCGGAAAGACTTTGTGGTCAGCATCGTCGTCCCTTAGCTCACCATTGTTGAGAAG GTTTGGCTATTGTTGCGGCGCAGGTGAACTCGTACCCAACACTTCATTCACGCAGGTGAGCTTGGCCACCACCAACCTTGCCCTGGGCTTCAGGAAGTTCTTAACTA GGGTCTGTTGCCACAACAAACAATACGTCTGTCTTGTCCCTCACATTTTATTCATCATGAATGAGGGGATGCGTTACTGA
- the LOC107614462 gene encoding uncharacterized protein LOC107614462 isoform X2: MHYPPLYQNCSSLFAACSPFLFLTQHSPRTTHHSPLKNHCSSSLRAHIGKTLWSASSSLSSPLLRRFGYCCGAGELVPNTSFTQGSVATTNNTSVLSLTFYSS; this comes from the exons ATGCACTACCCGCCACTCTACCAGAACTGTAGCTCCCTCTTCGCTGCGTGCTCACCGTTCCTCTTCCTCACTCAACACTCACCACgcaccactcaccactcaccactcaAGAACCATTGCTCCTCTTCGCTACGTGCTCACATCGGAAAGACTTTGTGGTCAGCATCGTCGTCCCTTAGCTCACCATTGTTGAGAAG GTTTGGCTATTGTTGCGGCGCAGGTGAACTCGTACCCAACACTTCATTCACGCAG GGGTCTGTTGCCACAACAAACAATACGTCTGTCTTGTCCCTCACATTTTATTCATCATGA